A region of Maridesulfovibrio sp. DNA encodes the following proteins:
- a CDS encoding DUF6573 family protein: protein MVIYCDPLFRMIYSYTRKQAIEDGNLIDVTEQAKQTGFKAPVAVSLNLYERYITPPKGLEGEGQSVTGRLHDLFSMCLLAMQDKLDQSRISFQVLFLTKSQPRTLEEVEVVCQCGPDDDIKPCITLMLPDDD from the coding sequence ATGGTAATCTATTGCGATCCACTGTTTCGGATGATCTATTCCTATACCCGGAAACAGGCGATTGAAGACGGAAATCTAATCGATGTGACCGAACAGGCTAAACAGACCGGATTCAAGGCTCCAGTAGCTGTGTCATTGAACCTGTATGAACGATACATCACTCCACCGAAAGGACTTGAAGGCGAAGGGCAGAGCGTTACTGGTCGACTCCATGACCTGTTCAGCATGTGCTTGCTGGCTATGCAGGATAAACTGGACCAGAGCAGGATAAGCTTTCAGGTCTTATTCTTAACCAAGTCACAACCGAGGACCCTTGAAGAAGTAGAAGTGGTCTGCCAGTGCGGTCCAGATGATGACATTAAACCATGTATTACTCTGATGCTGCCGGATGATGATTAG